The window AATTAATCtcattatttttcacaatatatGAAGTGGCAAATTTTGGTTAATGTAACGTTACTTTTATACCGGCCTAGGACTATAATGAacatcaattttgttttatatatatagagccTTAATTATACtaaacatcaattttttaataagttaatTTCTTTATCCTTAGAGTTGTTAAATGAGATTTGTTTATACAACCAGTAATGCGTGCAACATGGAACAAGAAAACGACAATTATTTCTATATCTTATCAATGGCTGTTCCttacatctctctctcacatctcAATCAAATTTCCATTCTCAAACACACACCCATCAATCAAAGTTTCTACCcaacttgaaggaaaaaaccCACAGACACCAAGTCATGTTCTCAACTGGGTTGTTTCTATTTTCGCCACTTTACACTCCCATCCTCTGTTCTCCAATACATGtcacccaaaacccacaaaaattcCGGCCCATTTCCAAGCTTTCACCGCCCAATTCCTGCAACACGATGGCTGCAACGACTTCTACAACCAGTTTTGGATTCAGGAACTTGACAGCGACTTTCACTGTGGATGTGCAGAGAGCAGAGAATAGAGCTTTGAATGTCCCTTTGATTGCACCGTTTACTATTGCTTCGTCGAGGCTGGAAAGAGTGGAGAATGTGGCCATTAGGATTGAGCTGAGTAATGGGTGTGTGGGTTGGGGTGAAACTCCAATCTTGCCTGGTGTGACTGCGGAGGATCAGAGCATAGCTATGGCAAAGGCGGCTGAAGCTTGTCAGTTGCTGAAGAAAAGTCCGGTGATGACTTTGTGCTCGCTGTTGGAGGAGATTGGTAGGAGTCTTCCTGGACATGAGTTTGCTTCTGTGAGTATGATTTGAGCTTTgaagttttttgattttcttgtggTTTAATTGGTAATCACTTTTTATTTGGTGCTGAAGTTTgtttgtgtgcgtgtgtgtgtgtgtgtgtgtgtgtgtgtttttaaatgttaattaGAGATTAATTTTGATGGTTTTGGTTTAATGGGTGTTTAGAGTTGAGTGTATTGGGTGCTTTGATTGTTTGAATTTGGACATGTGACTTGAGAAAACTgcaaactttcaattttgtctaATGAAAAAGTAACTTTTTCTTGGTTGAgttgacttttttttgttggaatcCAAAAGAGAAGTAAACAAGAAATTCTGAAATCTAGCTTTCATTTCTCTTAATCAATGTTCCTTTGTAACCAAGTGCAGTGTTTTACTTTTAGGTCCCTAATTGATACCTTATTTACTCCAATCTACTGTTATTGTTGGGGGATTAAATCAGTAAAAGTGATAAAATGTTGGTCATGTTTcacttttataaatttgaagttACAAAAtctagctaaaatagtacagaaGATAAAAGCTAAAAtctagttgaaatagtatagtgggactcatgaatagctagctgaaataatacaatgGGTCATTTTCACTCCAATCTCTTgttatttttgctgaaagtacagTAAATAGAGCTAAAAGCTAGTTGAAATAATATCGtagaactcatgaatagtatcaaaaaatgcaataggacccatgaatagtagcaaaaataagctaaatggtaaaaaaaatctGGCTTTTTCAACCAATGCCAAACGCAACCTTAACTGCCCAAAATTAGGCTGAGGATGGTGGTAGTTATGGGTCACTGCACTTTTGTGAAGTTCTCTTAAGGAACTTTATATGATTCTTGTGATCTGAACTCAATTATGTGTTACACACACTCTTTTGAAGCATGACAATCATAATTATGTTATATGATATAGTGATAGAATTCATGGTCATCTTTACTTATGTTGAGGCTTTAGTTGAAGATTAATTGTTGTCTGTAAACACAACTACCTGCACGTTTGCAATTGCATACTTCATGGACATATACTAATGATTTATGTACATTTATGGATTTGACCAATATTTTATGTAGCTTCAActgtataaatttattaattattttaatttccatTAAACTTTTCTTGCAATTGAAGGTGAGGGCAGGAGTCGAAATGGCAGTGATTGATGCAGTTGCTAATAGCATTGGTGTGCCCTTGTGGAGACTCTTTGGTGGAGTTTCAAATACCATTACGACTGATATAACAGTTACGTTCTTATCTTAGTGATTCTGGCAGTGAAAAGCTTTTTTACTCTTTTGGTTACTTATCATTGTAAAAAGCTCGTACCCGGTGCACAAGCCTCCTGCTTGTGCAGGTCTGGGAGAGGTGGTTGGTTATTACTTGTTAGTTATTGTAATGAGTATTATTCTTTCCATCTCTCTTTCTGTATAATATATTCTTTTCTGGGAGAAGTCACCCAGTAAGGCTGGAGGAATTTTGGGGTCCATTTCTGCTGGcgtaattaagaaatttaagtAATGAGTATTTTGATCTAGAAAACCTTTCTCATGAAACTAAGTTTCAGCCGTTTTATATGTGCAGATTCCAATCGTTTCCCCAGCTGAAGCTGCGGAACTGGCTTCCAAGTATGGCAATCAAGGATTCAAGACTTTGAAGCTTAAGGTAGGAAAGAATCTGAAAGCTGATATAGAAGTTCTTCAGGCCATACGCAAGGCACACCCCGAGTGCCTTTTTATCTTGGATGCTAATGAAGGTTACAAACCAAAGGAAGCAATTGAAGTTCTTGAAAAATTACAcggtatataatttatataaattgtaaAAGACTAAGTTCTTATTCTGTATTCTAGAATGTGCATGGTCCACATACAACCTTCAAAAAACATTGCCCCCTTTATGTAATCTGAATATTTGGACTCCTTTGACCAATGAACTAATGCAAACTATTACTTTTCCTGTAGAAATGGGGGTCACTCCTGTCCTTTTTGAACAACCAGTTCATAGAGATGATTGGGAGGGTCTTGGTCATGTTACACATATTGCAAAAGACAAATATGGGGTATCTGTTGCTGCTGACGAAAGCTGTCGGAGCTTAGATGACGTTAAGAAAATAGTCCAAGGAAATCTTGCAGATGTGATTAACATTAAACTTGCTAAAGTTGGAGTTATGGGAGCCCTTGAGATTATTGAGTTGGCAAGGACATCTGGTTTAAGTCTGATGATTGGTGGTATGGTTGAGACTAGATTGGCCATGGGCTTTGCTGGCCATCTTGCTGCTGGCCTTGGGTGTTTCAAGTAAATATCATGATCCTTTTTTGGAAAAAACCATGCCAAtctaattttgttttacatattttatttattttacatatatacTGGTGCTTTGAGTTCTAAGTAGCAATTTACTGTATAGGTTCATTGACCTAGATACACCCCTTTTGCTATCAGAAGATCCAGTTTTTGAGGGTTACCATGGTAATCTCATCCTGACTCACAACtttataatatcattttttttttttttttgtccaaagCAAAAGGTTAGCAACCTTTTGTGATTGTAAACTttagcattttgtttttttaaaaccctCAATTATTCCTTGGCTAGTCTTGGGCGCGGTTTACAAGTTCACAAATGCTAGAGGCCATGGTGGTTTCCTTCACTGGGACAACATTGCTTGGTATGACATTCTTAAACAATCTAAGAGTTCTTCTCAATCTAACTGTGTGAATGTCTCTGCTTTCTAAATATTCCGTTACATGGCCTGaatgatataaaatttatattctcATGAAGTTCTATTTTAACTGTTAATTAGTTTCTTTCATTTAAGACTTATTTGtcagtttatttttctttttaaagtagTTTAGCATAAGCATAGGTTGAATGTTATGATGAATTCAAAAGTTTAATTAAAAGAAGAGTATTAATATCCtgctttgaatttttatataaatggtCTTGTTCTAGCTAGACACAAACCTTTAAATCCATACTGGCTTGTTGAATAACAAGGGAAAGAACTTGGGAATCCACCAGAAAATAATGGAAATCTCAACCTTGTGTTAATAAGAattgttcctttttctttacatattccAGGCCTATTTAAAAGTTCCATAAAAGTTATTTTCAAAGTGAAAATATTCCTAAAGATTCTAATTAATACACTGACATAAAAGGaacttaatttgattttataagtcttaaaaacacatacaaacaagaaaataaaacattatccaaaaattctgaaataatagaaaattttattttaaaaaaaccaacTAATGACAAAAATTGACCCCTTCATATTCTATCACACATCAATTTGGTTTAGTAATATTTGGCAGTCGGTGAGGGTTGTTAAAGTTCGTATATGTGAGTTTGATGTGCATTGTTGGCTCCCTTCCTGATAACTTAAAACTTTATGGTAACTAACAGAGTGGAATGCTTAAATTTGTACATTAATGTTATGgagaaaaattgttaaaactaGCTATTTCTTAGAAACCAAGGTAGTTGAACTGTAAAGATTATTACATATTATATGTGTCATGTGATCAATTGTGTTTGATATTTAGCGTAAGATAAAGTCAATCAATGCATATTGGTGATATGTATCCctttattatctaaaaaaatgtataatgtGAGGGCTGGAGTCATGTATGATCATTTAGACTGGACCTTGAAAGACAATTAAGGCCTCTTTAAGACAGTTGCAACAACTTTTAATTAGGCTAATGAACTTGTACAAGATTTTCAAGGCTTACT of the Quercus robur chromosome 10, dhQueRobu3.1, whole genome shotgun sequence genome contains:
- the LOC126701973 gene encoding L-Ala-D/L-amino acid epimerase, translating into MFSTGLFLFSPLYTPILCSPIHVTQNPQKFRPISKLSPPNSCNTMAATTSTTSFGFRNLTATFTVDVQRAENRALNVPLIAPFTIASSRLERVENVAIRIELSNGCVGWGETPILPGVTAEDQSIAMAKAAEACQLLKKSPVMTLCSLLEEIGRSLPGHEFASVRAGVEMAVIDAVANSIGVPLWRLFGGVSNTITTDITIPIVSPAEAAELASKYGNQGFKTLKLKVGKNLKADIEVLQAIRKAHPECLFILDANEGYKPKEAIEVLEKLHEMGVTPVLFEQPVHRDDWEGLGHVTHIAKDKYGVSVAADESCRSLDDVKKIVQGNLADVINIKLAKVGVMGALEIIELARTSGLSLMIGGMVETRLAMGFAGHLAAGLGCFKFIDLDTPLLLSEDPVFEGYHVLGAVYKFTNARGHGGFLHWDNIA